From the uncultured Trichococcus sp. genome, one window contains:
- the manA gene encoding mannose-6-phosphate isomerase, class I → MQEPLFMRPKLQEKIWGGTKLHDIYGYEIPSDHTGECWAISAHPDGVGSVGNGDYAGLPLDVLYEKHPELFGNPTSEVFPLLTKIIDATEDLSVQVHPDDSYGLKYEGELGKTECWYIIDADDGSEIVYGHNAKTKDEFASMIADGKWDELLRRVKVKAGDFFFVPSGTIHAIGAGIMILETQQSSNTTYRVYDYGRKDDAGNERDLHIQQSIAVATIPHKDPVNRFKVRTETDNTVTTFIESEYFNVCKWDIHSKMTFTKDAPYTLVSVIEGAGNITVSNKVYVLQKGDHFILPSSLDSWTLSGSMQLIASTPGYKSL, encoded by the coding sequence ATGCAAGAACCATTATTCATGCGACCAAAACTACAGGAAAAAATATGGGGTGGAACCAAATTACACGATATTTACGGTTATGAGATTCCCTCTGATCACACGGGGGAATGTTGGGCAATCAGTGCGCATCCGGATGGTGTCGGCAGCGTCGGAAACGGCGATTATGCTGGCTTACCATTGGACGTTCTTTACGAAAAGCATCCGGAATTATTCGGTAACCCTACATCTGAGGTATTCCCTTTGCTGACGAAAATCATCGATGCCACCGAAGACCTCTCTGTTCAAGTGCATCCAGATGACAGCTATGGTCTGAAATATGAAGGCGAATTGGGCAAAACGGAATGTTGGTACATCATCGATGCCGATGATGGTTCCGAAATCGTCTATGGCCATAATGCCAAAACAAAAGATGAGTTTGCCAGCATGATTGCTGATGGGAAATGGGACGAGTTGTTGCGCCGTGTGAAAGTGAAGGCTGGCGATTTCTTCTTTGTGCCGAGTGGAACAATCCATGCAATCGGTGCAGGCATCATGATTTTGGAAACCCAACAAAGCAGCAATACCACTTACCGTGTCTATGACTACGGCCGAAAGGATGATGCAGGTAATGAACGTGACCTGCATATTCAACAGTCCATTGCGGTTGCCACGATTCCTCATAAGGATCCAGTCAATCGTTTTAAAGTCAGAACAGAAACTGACAATACCGTAACAACCTTTATTGAAAGTGAGTATTTTAATGTCTGCAAATGGGATATCCATTCCAAGATGACCTTCACAAAAGATGCTCCCTATACACTAGTCAGCGTTATCGAAGGAGCCGGAAATATTACGGTGTCCAATAAAGTGTACGTTTTACAAAAAGGCGATCATTTCATTTTACCTTCATCTTTGGATTCGTGGACATTGTCCGGCTCGATGCAATTGATTGCGTCCACCCCAGGATACAAAAGTCTGTAA
- the ilvD gene encoding dihydroxy-acid dehydratase: MDNAKNKKDLRINSFVYDGVVKSPNRAMLRATGMHDEDFKKPMVGVISTWAENTPCNIHLNDLAAIAKDGIKKQRGWPIQFTTVTVSDGIAMGTPGMSYSLPSRDLIADSIEIAVGGQNLDAFISIGGCDKNMPGSVIAMANANIPSIFVYGGTIAPGKDEDGNDIDLVSVFEAIGKWNNGEMTEEEVRAIECNACPGPGACGGMYTANTMASAIETMGLSLPGSSSNPAATGDKLKDVFEAGEAIIGLIEKNIRPRDIITRKALENAVVITMALGGSTNAILHLLAIAHAAEVDFAIEDFNEIQKRVPHLADLKPSGKYVFQDLYNVGGVPAVQKYLLDNGLLHGDCLTVTGKTLAENLENMAPLAEGQDVIMTLANPKRKDGPLIVLKGNLAPDGAVVKVSGLKERRHEGPAKVFNTEEAAIEATLNGEIVDGDVVVVRFVGPKGGPGMPEMLSLSSIISGKGIKVCLITDGRFSGGSHGFVVGHVAPEAQDGGPIALLETNDTVIIDQDTRELTMQVSDGELAKRREKLVLPPLKSRGVLGKYAHIVSSASKGAVTDFFNRNPFEEK; encoded by the coding sequence ATGGATAACGCAAAAAATAAAAAAGATTTACGCATCAACAGCTTCGTTTACGATGGGGTTGTGAAGTCACCGAACCGGGCGATGCTGCGCGCGACAGGCATGCATGACGAAGACTTTAAAAAGCCTATGGTCGGAGTGATCAGTACTTGGGCAGAGAACACGCCTTGCAATATTCACTTGAATGATTTGGCTGCAATCGCAAAAGACGGCATCAAAAAGCAGCGCGGTTGGCCGATCCAGTTTACGACAGTGACCGTTTCGGACGGCATCGCGATGGGCACGCCGGGGATGAGCTATTCATTGCCTTCGCGTGATCTGATTGCGGACTCAATCGAAATTGCGGTCGGCGGGCAAAATCTTGATGCATTCATCAGCATCGGCGGCTGCGACAAGAACATGCCGGGCTCTGTCATTGCGATGGCTAATGCGAACATTCCATCCATTTTTGTTTATGGGGGCACGATCGCTCCGGGGAAAGATGAGGATGGCAACGACATCGATCTCGTATCCGTTTTTGAAGCCATCGGAAAGTGGAACAACGGCGAAATGACGGAAGAAGAAGTTCGGGCGATCGAATGCAACGCCTGTCCCGGACCAGGGGCTTGCGGCGGGATGTATACGGCCAACACAATGGCCTCGGCGATCGAAACGATGGGGCTGAGCTTGCCGGGGTCATCGTCGAACCCTGCGGCAACCGGTGATAAATTGAAGGATGTTTTCGAGGCCGGCGAAGCCATCATCGGCTTGATCGAAAAAAATATCCGTCCGCGCGACATCATCACCCGCAAAGCTCTGGAGAATGCCGTGGTGATCACGATGGCATTGGGTGGATCGACGAACGCCATCCTGCATCTATTGGCGATTGCCCATGCCGCCGAGGTGGACTTTGCGATCGAGGACTTCAATGAAATCCAAAAACGGGTACCGCATTTGGCAGACCTGAAACCTTCAGGAAAATATGTCTTCCAAGACTTGTACAACGTCGGCGGTGTTCCCGCCGTTCAGAAATATTTGCTTGACAATGGTTTGCTGCACGGCGACTGTTTGACCGTAACCGGCAAGACGCTGGCAGAAAACCTGGAAAATATGGCACCTTTGGCGGAAGGCCAAGATGTGATTATGACGCTTGCGAATCCGAAACGTAAAGATGGCCCGTTGATTGTCCTGAAAGGCAATCTTGCTCCTGATGGCGCCGTCGTAAAAGTTTCCGGGCTGAAGGAACGACGCCATGAAGGGCCTGCGAAGGTTTTCAATACCGAAGAAGCGGCGATTGAAGCGACCCTGAACGGAGAAATTGTTGACGGCGACGTGGTGGTTGTCCGCTTTGTCGGCCCGAAAGGTGGGCCAGGTATGCCAGAAATGTTGTCCTTATCGAGCATCATTTCCGGAAAAGGCATCAAAGTGTGCCTGATTACAGATGGCCGTTTTTCAGGCGGTTCACACGGATTCGTAGTTGGGCATGTCGCACCGGAGGCACAAGACGGCGGCCCGATTGCATTGCTGGAAACGAATGATACGGTCATCATTGACCAGGATACGCGTGAATTGACGATGCAAGTATCTGATGGAGAGTTGGCTAAGCGACGCGAAAAATTGGTATTGCCGCCTTTGAAATCGCGCGGTGTCCTGGGCAAATACGCACACATCGTTTCATCCGCATCGAAAGGCGCCGTTACCGACTTTTTCAACCGCAATCCATTTGAGGAAAAGTAA
- a CDS encoding metal-sulfur cluster assembly factor, with the protein MEKGITYTGLADQHKEELEEKLMNVMDTEIGLDIVNLGLIYGIELDDDGGCTVRLTFTGAGCSCSEHILKGVHEQLEPLGFINAVIIKIVWSPAWVLDRITRYGRISLGINPGR; encoded by the coding sequence GTGGAAAAGGGCATCACGTACACTGGTCTAGCCGATCAGCACAAGGAAGAACTGGAAGAAAAACTGATGAACGTCATGGATACAGAAATCGGCCTCGATATCGTCAATCTTGGATTGATTTATGGCATCGAGCTGGATGACGACGGGGGTTGCACTGTCCGATTAACCTTCACGGGCGCCGGCTGTTCTTGCTCGGAGCATATTCTGAAGGGCGTCCATGAACAGCTTGAGCCGCTGGGTTTCATCAATGCGGTCATAATCAAGATCGTGTGGAGTCCCGCCTGGGTGTTGGATCGCATCACCCGCTACGGCCGCATTTCGCTGGGAATCAATCCAGGCAGATAA
- a CDS encoding glycerate kinase, whose translation MDNDIKVVIAADSFKGSASTIEVEEYIERGINKVSRSVTIVKVPVADGGEGTVDALVIGCKGTYRYADVTAPQGNKIKAKFGVIHETVAVIEMAEASGLALVDVEKNDIFKSTTYGTGELIQSALDCGVKEIYIGIGGSATNDGGVGMAQALGVSFKDADGNEIPLGATGLGNIETIDVSRIDPRLRDVKITILSDVTNPLCGENGASYIYGPQKGASKEDVKKLDASLLHYGEVIRSQLGIDIIDKPGAGAAGGLGAGLMAFCDAESYSGIEKVLSILDIESHFRDADLVITGEGRIDAQSLYGKAPVGIARMAKKYNLPVIAIVGSSGDDLGPIYETGIDLILDIVNKPMQLAEAIANTETLIANTGEAAFRAFLLSRNAMKH comes from the coding sequence ATGGATAATGACATTAAAGTTGTCATAGCGGCAGACTCCTTTAAAGGGAGTGCCTCTACGATTGAAGTAGAAGAATACATTGAACGCGGCATCAATAAAGTGAGCCGATCAGTAACTATCGTCAAAGTACCGGTCGCTGATGGCGGCGAGGGCACCGTTGATGCCCTAGTGATCGGTTGTAAAGGAACGTACAGATATGCAGATGTGACGGCGCCGCAGGGGAACAAGATAAAGGCGAAATTTGGCGTGATACATGAAACCGTTGCGGTTATTGAGATGGCTGAAGCATCAGGACTTGCCTTAGTCGATGTGGAAAAAAATGATATCTTTAAATCGACAACCTACGGGACTGGTGAATTGATTCAATCAGCGTTGGATTGCGGCGTCAAGGAGATCTATATCGGCATCGGCGGCAGCGCCACGAATGATGGCGGGGTCGGAATGGCGCAAGCTTTAGGTGTATCCTTTAAGGATGCCGATGGAAATGAAATCCCGCTTGGAGCAACCGGCTTGGGGAATATTGAGACTATCGATGTCAGCAGGATTGACCCCCGTCTGAGGGATGTGAAGATCACCATTTTGTCCGATGTTACCAATCCGCTTTGCGGTGAGAATGGTGCTTCCTATATCTATGGCCCACAAAAAGGCGCATCGAAGGAAGATGTAAAGAAATTGGATGCTTCGTTGTTGCACTACGGAGAAGTAATCCGATCACAATTAGGCATCGACATCATCGATAAACCCGGTGCAGGGGCGGCCGGAGGATTGGGTGCTGGGCTGATGGCATTTTGTGATGCCGAAAGCTACAGCGGGATTGAGAAAGTGTTATCGATTTTGGATATCGAATCCCACTTCCGGGATGCTGATTTAGTCATCACAGGCGAAGGCAGAATCGACGCGCAATCCCTTTACGGGAAAGCCCCGGTCGGCATTGCGCGGATGGCGAAGAAATACAATTTGCCAGTGATTGCAATTGTCGGGAGCAGCGGGGACGACCTTGGGCCTATTTATGAAACAGGCATTGATCTGATTTTGGATATTGTCAATAAACCGATGCAGTTGGCTGAGGCCATTGCCAATACAGAAACGCTGATAGCGAATACCGGTGAAGCGGCTTTCCGAGCATTTTTGTTAAGCCGCAATGCAATGAAGCACTAA
- a CDS encoding PTS glucose transporter subunit IIA has protein sequence MFDFLKKNKKRDVFDGAVALFSPVNGTVIPITEVSDPVFSQKMMGDGFAVVPTDGDIYSPVEGKVLSIFPTKHALGIQLDNGLELLLHMGLDTVELNGKPFEIFVKEGQALMSDTLIAKVDLEQLEESGKDNAMVVVITNMDKVKNYSLAVTGKTTAKTKVGSVTSV, from the coding sequence ATGTTTGACTTTTTAAAAAAAAATAAAAAAAGAGATGTGTTTGATGGAGCGGTAGCTTTATTTTCACCGGTTAATGGGACCGTAATCCCTATTACAGAAGTTTCAGATCCTGTTTTTTCGCAAAAAATGATGGGTGATGGATTTGCTGTTGTTCCTACCGATGGGGATATTTATTCTCCTGTAGAAGGGAAGGTATTAAGTATCTTTCCCACGAAACATGCACTCGGCATCCAATTGGATAACGGATTGGAATTGTTGTTGCATATGGGCTTGGACACGGTGGAATTGAACGGCAAACCTTTTGAGATTTTTGTGAAAGAAGGTCAAGCGTTAATGTCAGATACATTAATTGCCAAAGTTGACTTAGAGCAGCTGGAGGAATCCGGGAAAGATAATGCGATGGTTGTGGTTATAACAAACATGGATAAAGTGAAAAATTACAGTTTGGCTGTAACTGGTAAAACGACCGCGAAAACAAAAGTTGGAAGCGTCACATCAGTATGA